From Excalfactoria chinensis isolate bCotChi1 chromosome 4, bCotChi1.hap2, whole genome shotgun sequence, one genomic window encodes:
- the DLC1 gene encoding rho GTPase-activating protein 7 isoform X2 encodes MNHPAKAPLRRSFSDHIRDSTARALDVIWKNTRDRRLAEIEAKEACDWLRAAGFPQYAQLYEDLLFPIDITLVKREHDFLDRDAIEALCRRLNTLNKCAVMKLEISPHRKRSEDSDEDEPCAISGKWTFQRDSKRWSRLEEFDVFPPKPDVNTSSSPEAPLLPNAASRESVLTDLSERQEVASILSTSSTSSHQPTLQSEASSTRTNSVVSICSSSNFIANDDSFSSLPLPRELNSVSFNTKANEKNTKSKTKSLLKRMESLKIKSSHHGKNKAPSKLGLIISGPILQEGMDEDKLKQLNCVEISALNGNHISLPMVRKRSVSNSTQTSSSSSQSETSSAVSTPSPVTRTRSLSAYNKRVGMYLEGFDPFNQSTFSDVMEQNFKNRGSFAEDTVFFIPEDHKPGTFPKALSNGNFSPTESNASVNWRTGSFHGHGHLTLQRENSGDSSKELSMGKRRNSASSLSSRLSIYDNVPGSILYSSTSDLADLENEDIFPELDDILYHVKGMQRIVNQWSEKFSDEGDSDSALDSISPCPSSPKQIHLDVDNDRTTPSDLDSTGNSLNETEEPSGMQDRRDSGVGASLTRSSRHRLRWHSFQSSHRPSLSSASLQINCQSVAQMNLLQKYSLLKLTALLEKYTPSNKHGFSWAVPKFMKRIKVPDYRDRNVFGVPLQVNVQRTGQPLPQSIQQAMRYLRNHCLDQVGLFRKSGVKSRIQALRQMNESSTDSVNYEGQSAYDVADMLKQFFRDLPEPLMTNKLSETFLQIYQYVPKDQRLQAIKAAIMLLPDENREVLQILLYFLSDVTAAVKENQMTPTNLAVCLAPSLFHLNTLKRENSSPRVMQRKPSLGKPDQKDLNENLAATQGLAHMIAECKKLFQIPEEMSQGRNSYTEQDLRPLSLEELRGSSSTMEPSDYHCYLQDCMDDLLKEMKEKFKGWVSCSTSEQADLAYKKACEGPPLRLWKTTIEIAATPEEVLNRLLKEQHLWDEDLIDSKVIEPLDSQTDIYQYVQNSMAPHPARDFVILRTWRTNFPKGACVLLATSVDHDRAPVAGVRVNVLLSRYLIEPCGSGKSKLTYMCRIDLRGHMPDWYTKCFGHLCASEVVKIRDSFTHQSLESREIKSR; translated from the exons ATCTCCTCTTTCCAATTGACATCACTCTTGTCAAGCGAGAGCATGACTTTCTGGACAGAGATGCCATTGAGGCCCTTTGCAG gcGCTTAAACACTTTAAACAAATGTGCAGTGATGAAGCTAGAAATCAGTCCCCACAGGAAAAGG AGTGAAGATTCAGATGAAGATGAACCATGTGCAATAAGCGGCAAATGGACTTTTCAGAGGGACAGCAAGAGGTGGTCAAGGCTTGAAGAGTTTGATGTGTTTCCTCCAAAGCCAGATGTTaacacctcctcctccccagagGCTCCTCTCCTTCCAAATGCAGCCAGCCGCGAGAGCGTGCTCACCGATCTCAGCGAGCGGCAGGAGGTGGCCTCTAttctcagcaccagcagcaccagcagccaccAGCCAACCCTGCAGAGCGAGGCCTCTAGCACGAGGACAAACTCAGTTGTGAGCATTTGTTCATCCAGCAATTTCATAGCAAACGATGACTCGTTCAGCAGCCTGCCTTTGCCCAGGGAGTTGAATAGTGTCAGTTTCAACACAAAGGCAAATGAGAAGAACACTAAATCTAAAACTAAGAGCCTGCTTAAGAGGATGGAGAGTCTGAAAATCAAGAGCTCTCACCATGGAAAGAACAAAGCTCCTTCAAAGCTTGGCCTTATTATTAGTGGGCCCATCCTGCAGGAAGGCATGGATGAAGATAAACTGAAACAACTTAACTGCGTGGAGATTTCTGCCCTCAATGGCAATCACATCAGCCTTCCCATGGTACGAAAAAGGAGCGTCTCCAATTCCACCCAGACAagtagcagcagcagtcagTCAGAGACgagcagtgctgtcagcacaCCCAGCCCTGTCACACGCACACGTAGTCTCAGTGCATACAATAAAAGGGTGGGTATGTACCTGGAAGGCTTTGACCCCTTCAACCAGTCAACATTCAGCGATGTGATGGAACAGAATTTCAAGAACAGGGGAAGCTTTGCAGAAGACACTGTTTTTTTTATCCCAGAAGATCATAAGCCTGGCACTTTTCCCAAAGCACTCTCCAATGGCAACTTCTCCCCAACAGAAAGCAATGCTTCTGTGAACTGGAGGACAGGGAGTTTCCATGGGCACGGCCATCTCACTCTTCAGAGGGAAAACAGTGGAGATAGCTCCAAAGAACTGAGCATGGGGAAAAGGCGCAACTCTGCTAGCTCATTGAGCAGCCGCCTGAGCATTTATGACAATGTGCCAGGCTCAATCCTGTATTCCAGTACGAGTGACCTGGCCGAtcttgaaaatgaagacataTTCCCAGAACTAGATGACATCTTGTACCATGTAAAAGGGATGCAGAGAATAGTAAACCAGTGGTCAGAGAAGTTCTCAGATGAAGGGGACTCTGACTCAGCACTCGACTCCATCTCCCCATGTCCTTCCTCCCCAAAGCAGATCCACCTTGATGTAGATAATGATCGAACAACACCAAGTGACCTTGACAGCACGGGAAATTCACTTAATGAAACAGAAGAGCCCTCGGGGATGCAGGACAGAAGGGACTCCGGAGTGGGAGCATCACTGACACGGTCCAGCAG gcacaggctgaggTGGCACAGCTTCCAGAGCTCTCACCGGCCCAGCCTCAGTTCAGCCTCACTGCAGATCAATTGCCAGTCTGTGGCACAGATGAACCTACTGCAGAAGTACTCACTGCTGAAGTTAACTGCTCTCCTGGAGAAGTACACACCTTCCAACAAGCACGGCTTCAGCTG GGCAGTACCGAAATTTATGAAAAGGATAAAGGTGCCAGACTATAGAGACCGAAATGTATTTGGAGTACCGCTGCAAGTCAACGTCCAACGCACCGGGCAGCCTCTTCCACAGAGCATTCAGCAAGCCATGCGGTACCTCCGTAACCACTGCCTGGATCAG GTCGGACTATTTAGGAAATCTGGAGTAAAATCAAGAATTCAGGCTTTGCGTCAAATGAATGAGAGTTCAACAGACAGTGTCAACTATGAAGGCCAGTCTGCCTACGATGTTGCAGACATGTTAAAGCAATTCTTCCGTGACCTGCCCGAGCCTCTCATGACCAACAAGCTCTCTGAGACCTTCTTACAGATATACCAGT ATGTGCCAAAGGATCAGCGTCTCCAGGCTATCAAGGCTGCCATTATGCTTTTACCTGACGAGAATAGGGAGGTCCTCCAGATTCTTCTCTATTTCCTGAGTGatgtcacagctgctgtgaaggAGAACCAGATGACACCAACAAACCTGGCAGTGTGCTTAGCACCTTCCCTCTTCCATTTAAACACTCTCAAAAGAGAGAATTCCTCCCCAAG GGTGATGCAAAGAAAACCGAGTCTGGGAAAACCTGATCAGAAAGACCTAAATGAAAACTTGGCTGCAACCCAAGGGCTAGCCCATATGATTGCTGAATGCAAGAAGCTCTTTCAG ATACCTGAAGAAATGAGCCAGGGCCGGAACTCATACACAGAGCAGGACCTTCGTCCCCTCAGCCTGGAAGAGCTccggggcagcagcagcaccatggAGCCCTCTGACTACCACTGCTACCTCCAGGACTGCATGGACGActtgctgaaggaaatgaaggagaagTTTAAGGGCTGGGTCAGCTGTTCCACCTCAGAGCAAGCAGATCTGGCCTATAAGAAG GCATGTGAAGGTCCCCCACTCCGGTTATGGAAAACTACCATTGAAATTGCTGCTACACCAGAGGAAGTTTTAAATCGTTTACTTAAAGAGCAGCATCTTTGGGATGAAGATCTTATAGACTCAAAAGTAATTGAACCTTTGGACAGTCAGACAGATATATACCAGTATGTCCAGAACAGCATGGCTCCTCACCCAGCCAGGGACTTTGTCATCTTAAG AACATGGAGGACAAACTTCCCCAAAGGAGCCTGTGTGCTTTTAGCAACTTCAGTGGATCATGACCGTGCTCCAGTGGCAGGTGTCAGAGTTAATGTGCTCCTGTCTAGGTATCTGATTGAGCCCTGCGGGTCAGGAAAATCTAAACTTACCTACATGTGCAGAATTGATTTAAG GGGTCACATGCCAGACTGGTACACCAAGTGTTTTGGACACTTGTGTGCATCTGAAGTAGTTAAGATACGAGACTCTTTCACTCATCAGAGTCTTGAGAGCAGGGAAATAAAATCCAGGTGA
- the DLC1 gene encoding rho GTPase-activating protein 7 isoform X4: MILTQIEAKEACDWLRAAGFPQYAQLYEDLLFPIDITLVKREHDFLDRDAIEALCRRLNTLNKCAVMKLEISPHRKRSEDSDEDEPCAISGKWTFQRDSKRWSRLEEFDVFPPKPDVNTSSSPEAPLLPNAASRESVLTDLSERQEVASILSTSSTSSHQPTLQSEASSTRTNSVVSICSSSNFIANDDSFSSLPLPRELNSVSFNTKANEKNTKSKTKSLLKRMESLKIKSSHHGKNKAPSKLGLIISGPILQEGMDEDKLKQLNCVEISALNGNHISLPMVRKRSVSNSTQTSSSSSQSETSSAVSTPSPVTRTRSLSAYNKRVGMYLEGFDPFNQSTFSDVMEQNFKNRGSFAEDTVFFIPEDHKPGTFPKALSNGNFSPTESNASVNWRTGSFHGHGHLTLQRENSGDSSKELSMGKRRNSASSLSSRLSIYDNVPGSILYSSTSDLADLENEDIFPELDDILYHVKGMQRIVNQWSEKFSDEGDSDSALDSISPCPSSPKQIHLDVDNDRTTPSDLDSTGNSLNETEEPSGMQDRRDSGVGASLTRSSRHRLRWHSFQSSHRPSLSSASLQINCQSVAQMNLLQKYSLLKLTALLEKYTPSNKHGFSWAVPKFMKRIKVPDYRDRNVFGVPLQVNVQRTGQPLPQSIQQAMRYLRNHCLDQVGLFRKSGVKSRIQALRQMNESSTDSVNYEGQSAYDVADMLKQFFRDLPEPLMTNKLSETFLQIYQYVPKDQRLQAIKAAIMLLPDENREVLQILLYFLSDVTAAVKENQMTPTNLAVCLAPSLFHLNTLKRENSSPRVMQRKPSLGKPDQKDLNENLAATQGLAHMIAECKKLFQIPEEMSQGRNSYTEQDLRPLSLEELRGSSSTMEPSDYHCYLQDCMDDLLKEMKEKFKGWVSCSTSEQADLAYKKACEGPPLRLWKTTIEIAATPEEVLNRLLKEQHLWDEDLIDSKVIEPLDSQTDIYQYVQNSMAPHPARDFVILRTWRTNFPKGACVLLATSVDHDRAPVAGVRVNVLLSRYLIEPCGSGKSKLTYMCRIDLRGHMPDWYTKCFGHLCASEVVKIRDSFTHQSLESREIKSR; this comes from the exons ATCTCCTCTTTCCAATTGACATCACTCTTGTCAAGCGAGAGCATGACTTTCTGGACAGAGATGCCATTGAGGCCCTTTGCAG gcGCTTAAACACTTTAAACAAATGTGCAGTGATGAAGCTAGAAATCAGTCCCCACAGGAAAAGG AGTGAAGATTCAGATGAAGATGAACCATGTGCAATAAGCGGCAAATGGACTTTTCAGAGGGACAGCAAGAGGTGGTCAAGGCTTGAAGAGTTTGATGTGTTTCCTCCAAAGCCAGATGTTaacacctcctcctccccagagGCTCCTCTCCTTCCAAATGCAGCCAGCCGCGAGAGCGTGCTCACCGATCTCAGCGAGCGGCAGGAGGTGGCCTCTAttctcagcaccagcagcaccagcagccaccAGCCAACCCTGCAGAGCGAGGCCTCTAGCACGAGGACAAACTCAGTTGTGAGCATTTGTTCATCCAGCAATTTCATAGCAAACGATGACTCGTTCAGCAGCCTGCCTTTGCCCAGGGAGTTGAATAGTGTCAGTTTCAACACAAAGGCAAATGAGAAGAACACTAAATCTAAAACTAAGAGCCTGCTTAAGAGGATGGAGAGTCTGAAAATCAAGAGCTCTCACCATGGAAAGAACAAAGCTCCTTCAAAGCTTGGCCTTATTATTAGTGGGCCCATCCTGCAGGAAGGCATGGATGAAGATAAACTGAAACAACTTAACTGCGTGGAGATTTCTGCCCTCAATGGCAATCACATCAGCCTTCCCATGGTACGAAAAAGGAGCGTCTCCAATTCCACCCAGACAagtagcagcagcagtcagTCAGAGACgagcagtgctgtcagcacaCCCAGCCCTGTCACACGCACACGTAGTCTCAGTGCATACAATAAAAGGGTGGGTATGTACCTGGAAGGCTTTGACCCCTTCAACCAGTCAACATTCAGCGATGTGATGGAACAGAATTTCAAGAACAGGGGAAGCTTTGCAGAAGACACTGTTTTTTTTATCCCAGAAGATCATAAGCCTGGCACTTTTCCCAAAGCACTCTCCAATGGCAACTTCTCCCCAACAGAAAGCAATGCTTCTGTGAACTGGAGGACAGGGAGTTTCCATGGGCACGGCCATCTCACTCTTCAGAGGGAAAACAGTGGAGATAGCTCCAAAGAACTGAGCATGGGGAAAAGGCGCAACTCTGCTAGCTCATTGAGCAGCCGCCTGAGCATTTATGACAATGTGCCAGGCTCAATCCTGTATTCCAGTACGAGTGACCTGGCCGAtcttgaaaatgaagacataTTCCCAGAACTAGATGACATCTTGTACCATGTAAAAGGGATGCAGAGAATAGTAAACCAGTGGTCAGAGAAGTTCTCAGATGAAGGGGACTCTGACTCAGCACTCGACTCCATCTCCCCATGTCCTTCCTCCCCAAAGCAGATCCACCTTGATGTAGATAATGATCGAACAACACCAAGTGACCTTGACAGCACGGGAAATTCACTTAATGAAACAGAAGAGCCCTCGGGGATGCAGGACAGAAGGGACTCCGGAGTGGGAGCATCACTGACACGGTCCAGCAG gcacaggctgaggTGGCACAGCTTCCAGAGCTCTCACCGGCCCAGCCTCAGTTCAGCCTCACTGCAGATCAATTGCCAGTCTGTGGCACAGATGAACCTACTGCAGAAGTACTCACTGCTGAAGTTAACTGCTCTCCTGGAGAAGTACACACCTTCCAACAAGCACGGCTTCAGCTG GGCAGTACCGAAATTTATGAAAAGGATAAAGGTGCCAGACTATAGAGACCGAAATGTATTTGGAGTACCGCTGCAAGTCAACGTCCAACGCACCGGGCAGCCTCTTCCACAGAGCATTCAGCAAGCCATGCGGTACCTCCGTAACCACTGCCTGGATCAG GTCGGACTATTTAGGAAATCTGGAGTAAAATCAAGAATTCAGGCTTTGCGTCAAATGAATGAGAGTTCAACAGACAGTGTCAACTATGAAGGCCAGTCTGCCTACGATGTTGCAGACATGTTAAAGCAATTCTTCCGTGACCTGCCCGAGCCTCTCATGACCAACAAGCTCTCTGAGACCTTCTTACAGATATACCAGT ATGTGCCAAAGGATCAGCGTCTCCAGGCTATCAAGGCTGCCATTATGCTTTTACCTGACGAGAATAGGGAGGTCCTCCAGATTCTTCTCTATTTCCTGAGTGatgtcacagctgctgtgaaggAGAACCAGATGACACCAACAAACCTGGCAGTGTGCTTAGCACCTTCCCTCTTCCATTTAAACACTCTCAAAAGAGAGAATTCCTCCCCAAG GGTGATGCAAAGAAAACCGAGTCTGGGAAAACCTGATCAGAAAGACCTAAATGAAAACTTGGCTGCAACCCAAGGGCTAGCCCATATGATTGCTGAATGCAAGAAGCTCTTTCAG ATACCTGAAGAAATGAGCCAGGGCCGGAACTCATACACAGAGCAGGACCTTCGTCCCCTCAGCCTGGAAGAGCTccggggcagcagcagcaccatggAGCCCTCTGACTACCACTGCTACCTCCAGGACTGCATGGACGActtgctgaaggaaatgaaggagaagTTTAAGGGCTGGGTCAGCTGTTCCACCTCAGAGCAAGCAGATCTGGCCTATAAGAAG GCATGTGAAGGTCCCCCACTCCGGTTATGGAAAACTACCATTGAAATTGCTGCTACACCAGAGGAAGTTTTAAATCGTTTACTTAAAGAGCAGCATCTTTGGGATGAAGATCTTATAGACTCAAAAGTAATTGAACCTTTGGACAGTCAGACAGATATATACCAGTATGTCCAGAACAGCATGGCTCCTCACCCAGCCAGGGACTTTGTCATCTTAAG AACATGGAGGACAAACTTCCCCAAAGGAGCCTGTGTGCTTTTAGCAACTTCAGTGGATCATGACCGTGCTCCAGTGGCAGGTGTCAGAGTTAATGTGCTCCTGTCTAGGTATCTGATTGAGCCCTGCGGGTCAGGAAAATCTAAACTTACCTACATGTGCAGAATTGATTTAAG GGGTCACATGCCAGACTGGTACACCAAGTGTTTTGGACACTTGTGTGCATCTGAAGTAGTTAAGATACGAGACTCTTTCACTCATCAGAGTCTTGAGAGCAGGGAAATAAAATCCAGGTGA
- the DLC1 gene encoding rho GTPase-activating protein 7 isoform X3 translates to MTRKQYKYLVPIYGFFQEAVFSSQKLLEIEAKEACDWLRAAGFPQYAQLYEDLLFPIDITLVKREHDFLDRDAIEALCRRLNTLNKCAVMKLEISPHRKRSEDSDEDEPCAISGKWTFQRDSKRWSRLEEFDVFPPKPDVNTSSSPEAPLLPNAASRESVLTDLSERQEVASILSTSSTSSHQPTLQSEASSTRTNSVVSICSSSNFIANDDSFSSLPLPRELNSVSFNTKANEKNTKSKTKSLLKRMESLKIKSSHHGKNKAPSKLGLIISGPILQEGMDEDKLKQLNCVEISALNGNHISLPMVRKRSVSNSTQTSSSSSQSETSSAVSTPSPVTRTRSLSAYNKRVGMYLEGFDPFNQSTFSDVMEQNFKNRGSFAEDTVFFIPEDHKPGTFPKALSNGNFSPTESNASVNWRTGSFHGHGHLTLQRENSGDSSKELSMGKRRNSASSLSSRLSIYDNVPGSILYSSTSDLADLENEDIFPELDDILYHVKGMQRIVNQWSEKFSDEGDSDSALDSISPCPSSPKQIHLDVDNDRTTPSDLDSTGNSLNETEEPSGMQDRRDSGVGASLTRSSRHRLRWHSFQSSHRPSLSSASLQINCQSVAQMNLLQKYSLLKLTALLEKYTPSNKHGFSWAVPKFMKRIKVPDYRDRNVFGVPLQVNVQRTGQPLPQSIQQAMRYLRNHCLDQVGLFRKSGVKSRIQALRQMNESSTDSVNYEGQSAYDVADMLKQFFRDLPEPLMTNKLSETFLQIYQYVPKDQRLQAIKAAIMLLPDENREVLQILLYFLSDVTAAVKENQMTPTNLAVCLAPSLFHLNTLKRENSSPRVMQRKPSLGKPDQKDLNENLAATQGLAHMIAECKKLFQIPEEMSQGRNSYTEQDLRPLSLEELRGSSSTMEPSDYHCYLQDCMDDLLKEMKEKFKGWVSCSTSEQADLAYKKACEGPPLRLWKTTIEIAATPEEVLNRLLKEQHLWDEDLIDSKVIEPLDSQTDIYQYVQNSMAPHPARDFVILRTWRTNFPKGACVLLATSVDHDRAPVAGVRVNVLLSRYLIEPCGSGKSKLTYMCRIDLRGHMPDWYTKCFGHLCASEVVKIRDSFTHQSLESREIKSR, encoded by the exons ATCTCCTCTTTCCAATTGACATCACTCTTGTCAAGCGAGAGCATGACTTTCTGGACAGAGATGCCATTGAGGCCCTTTGCAG gcGCTTAAACACTTTAAACAAATGTGCAGTGATGAAGCTAGAAATCAGTCCCCACAGGAAAAGG AGTGAAGATTCAGATGAAGATGAACCATGTGCAATAAGCGGCAAATGGACTTTTCAGAGGGACAGCAAGAGGTGGTCAAGGCTTGAAGAGTTTGATGTGTTTCCTCCAAAGCCAGATGTTaacacctcctcctccccagagGCTCCTCTCCTTCCAAATGCAGCCAGCCGCGAGAGCGTGCTCACCGATCTCAGCGAGCGGCAGGAGGTGGCCTCTAttctcagcaccagcagcaccagcagccaccAGCCAACCCTGCAGAGCGAGGCCTCTAGCACGAGGACAAACTCAGTTGTGAGCATTTGTTCATCCAGCAATTTCATAGCAAACGATGACTCGTTCAGCAGCCTGCCTTTGCCCAGGGAGTTGAATAGTGTCAGTTTCAACACAAAGGCAAATGAGAAGAACACTAAATCTAAAACTAAGAGCCTGCTTAAGAGGATGGAGAGTCTGAAAATCAAGAGCTCTCACCATGGAAAGAACAAAGCTCCTTCAAAGCTTGGCCTTATTATTAGTGGGCCCATCCTGCAGGAAGGCATGGATGAAGATAAACTGAAACAACTTAACTGCGTGGAGATTTCTGCCCTCAATGGCAATCACATCAGCCTTCCCATGGTACGAAAAAGGAGCGTCTCCAATTCCACCCAGACAagtagcagcagcagtcagTCAGAGACgagcagtgctgtcagcacaCCCAGCCCTGTCACACGCACACGTAGTCTCAGTGCATACAATAAAAGGGTGGGTATGTACCTGGAAGGCTTTGACCCCTTCAACCAGTCAACATTCAGCGATGTGATGGAACAGAATTTCAAGAACAGGGGAAGCTTTGCAGAAGACACTGTTTTTTTTATCCCAGAAGATCATAAGCCTGGCACTTTTCCCAAAGCACTCTCCAATGGCAACTTCTCCCCAACAGAAAGCAATGCTTCTGTGAACTGGAGGACAGGGAGTTTCCATGGGCACGGCCATCTCACTCTTCAGAGGGAAAACAGTGGAGATAGCTCCAAAGAACTGAGCATGGGGAAAAGGCGCAACTCTGCTAGCTCATTGAGCAGCCGCCTGAGCATTTATGACAATGTGCCAGGCTCAATCCTGTATTCCAGTACGAGTGACCTGGCCGAtcttgaaaatgaagacataTTCCCAGAACTAGATGACATCTTGTACCATGTAAAAGGGATGCAGAGAATAGTAAACCAGTGGTCAGAGAAGTTCTCAGATGAAGGGGACTCTGACTCAGCACTCGACTCCATCTCCCCATGTCCTTCCTCCCCAAAGCAGATCCACCTTGATGTAGATAATGATCGAACAACACCAAGTGACCTTGACAGCACGGGAAATTCACTTAATGAAACAGAAGAGCCCTCGGGGATGCAGGACAGAAGGGACTCCGGAGTGGGAGCATCACTGACACGGTCCAGCAG gcacaggctgaggTGGCACAGCTTCCAGAGCTCTCACCGGCCCAGCCTCAGTTCAGCCTCACTGCAGATCAATTGCCAGTCTGTGGCACAGATGAACCTACTGCAGAAGTACTCACTGCTGAAGTTAACTGCTCTCCTGGAGAAGTACACACCTTCCAACAAGCACGGCTTCAGCTG GGCAGTACCGAAATTTATGAAAAGGATAAAGGTGCCAGACTATAGAGACCGAAATGTATTTGGAGTACCGCTGCAAGTCAACGTCCAACGCACCGGGCAGCCTCTTCCACAGAGCATTCAGCAAGCCATGCGGTACCTCCGTAACCACTGCCTGGATCAG GTCGGACTATTTAGGAAATCTGGAGTAAAATCAAGAATTCAGGCTTTGCGTCAAATGAATGAGAGTTCAACAGACAGTGTCAACTATGAAGGCCAGTCTGCCTACGATGTTGCAGACATGTTAAAGCAATTCTTCCGTGACCTGCCCGAGCCTCTCATGACCAACAAGCTCTCTGAGACCTTCTTACAGATATACCAGT ATGTGCCAAAGGATCAGCGTCTCCAGGCTATCAAGGCTGCCATTATGCTTTTACCTGACGAGAATAGGGAGGTCCTCCAGATTCTTCTCTATTTCCTGAGTGatgtcacagctgctgtgaaggAGAACCAGATGACACCAACAAACCTGGCAGTGTGCTTAGCACCTTCCCTCTTCCATTTAAACACTCTCAAAAGAGAGAATTCCTCCCCAAG GGTGATGCAAAGAAAACCGAGTCTGGGAAAACCTGATCAGAAAGACCTAAATGAAAACTTGGCTGCAACCCAAGGGCTAGCCCATATGATTGCTGAATGCAAGAAGCTCTTTCAG ATACCTGAAGAAATGAGCCAGGGCCGGAACTCATACACAGAGCAGGACCTTCGTCCCCTCAGCCTGGAAGAGCTccggggcagcagcagcaccatggAGCCCTCTGACTACCACTGCTACCTCCAGGACTGCATGGACGActtgctgaaggaaatgaaggagaagTTTAAGGGCTGGGTCAGCTGTTCCACCTCAGAGCAAGCAGATCTGGCCTATAAGAAG GCATGTGAAGGTCCCCCACTCCGGTTATGGAAAACTACCATTGAAATTGCTGCTACACCAGAGGAAGTTTTAAATCGTTTACTTAAAGAGCAGCATCTTTGGGATGAAGATCTTATAGACTCAAAAGTAATTGAACCTTTGGACAGTCAGACAGATATATACCAGTATGTCCAGAACAGCATGGCTCCTCACCCAGCCAGGGACTTTGTCATCTTAAG AACATGGAGGACAAACTTCCCCAAAGGAGCCTGTGTGCTTTTAGCAACTTCAGTGGATCATGACCGTGCTCCAGTGGCAGGTGTCAGAGTTAATGTGCTCCTGTCTAGGTATCTGATTGAGCCCTGCGGGTCAGGAAAATCTAAACTTACCTACATGTGCAGAATTGATTTAAG GGGTCACATGCCAGACTGGTACACCAAGTGTTTTGGACACTTGTGTGCATCTGAAGTAGTTAAGATACGAGACTCTTTCACTCATCAGAGTCTTGAGAGCAGGGAAATAAAATCCAGGTGA